A single genomic interval of Gammaproteobacteria bacterium harbors:
- a CDS encoding thiamine pyrophosphate-dependent dehydrogenase E1 component subunit alpha — translation MELPIPGPGPRSPADADFLDALFHRMAVARAIEIRMERHTREQRFSGWWHPGEGQEAAGIGASAAMRRDDYLFYQGRGTAWAIGKGMAPDPIFGDLLGKVTGATRGKGGGVPHWADYSIGVMGEGATLGSVYPLAAGAALAAKLRRTGQVALANFGDGTAARGTFHETLVHAAAWKLPLIYFCENNGLLVGTTLRSVSPTENIADYASGYGIPGVIVDGQDAVAVYEATAVAIARARAGEGPTLIEAKVFRRRGHYAGDPQKYRPGDYAQDYRDPLELLGARLAPQAAARLRAAAEAQVQTAYEAAMAAADPDPSVIYRDLYHG, via the coding sequence ATGGAACTTCCGATCCCCGGCCCGGGACCCCGGTCACCGGCCGATGCCGATTTTCTCGATGCGCTGTTTCATCGCATGGCCGTGGCGCGCGCCATCGAGATACGTATGGAGCGCCACACCCGCGAACAGCGCTTTTCCGGCTGGTGGCACCCGGGCGAGGGGCAGGAGGCAGCGGGCATCGGTGCCAGCGCCGCGATGCGTCGCGACGATTACCTGTTCTACCAGGGCCGTGGCACGGCCTGGGCGATCGGCAAGGGCATGGCACCGGACCCGATTTTCGGCGACCTGCTCGGCAAGGTCACGGGCGCCACTCGCGGCAAGGGTGGCGGCGTGCCGCATTGGGCGGATTACTCGATCGGCGTGATGGGCGAGGGTGCGACACTCGGCAGCGTGTACCCGCTGGCTGCCGGTGCGGCGCTCGCGGCGAAGCTGCGCCGTACCGGCCAGGTCGCACTGGCGAATTTCGGCGATGGCACGGCCGCGCGTGGCACCTTCCACGAGACACTCGTCCACGCGGCGGCGTGGAAGTTGCCACTGATCTATTTCTGCGAGAACAACGGCCTGCTTGTCGGTACCACTTTGCGCAGCGTGAGTCCTACCGAGAACATTGCCGATTACGCGTCCGGCTATGGCATCCCCGGCGTGATCGTCGATGGCCAGGATGCGGTGGCGGTGTACGAGGCAACGGCGGTCGCGATCGCACGCGCTCGCGCCGGAGAGGGTCCGACGCTGATCGAGGCCAAGGTGTTCCGGCGCCGTGGACACTATGCGGGTGACCCGCAAAAGTACCGCCCTGGTGACTATGCGCAAGATTATCGCGATCCGCTGGAACTGCTCGGGGCCCGCCTTGCACCACAGGCCGCGGCCAGGCTGCGGGCCGCGGCCGAAGCGCAGGTACAGACCGCGTACGAGGCCGCCATGGCCGCCGCGGATCCAGACCCCTCTGTCATTTACCGGGACCTCTACCATGGCTGA
- a CDS encoding alpha-ketoacid dehydrogenase subunit beta has protein sequence MAEQGTVTMAYNAAMGLALIEEMHRDERIFVLGQGVATGGWFGAEKGLADEFGHERVIDSNIAEAFEAGLAAGAAIAGMKPVINMGFGDFALIAGDEIFQKLGKWRYMHGLDVPMSAVIIFPIGVMGGAGPEHSSCPEVLGMHFPGLKVVVPATAADAKGLMSAALREPNPVLFHSVNSLGFQRGEVPLDPDFVVPIGKGVVRRTGSAFTLVTYGSMVERSLAAAERLAAQGIEAEVIDLRSLVPLDWELVLDSVRRTHRALIVHEAAKTAGPGAEIAAQIQERVFFELEAPILRVAAKDVPLPQHGELEQLCIPSVDEIAAAARHLCAI, from the coding sequence ATGGCTGAGCAAGGCACCGTGACGATGGCCTACAACGCGGCCATGGGCCTCGCGTTGATCGAGGAGATGCACCGCGACGAACGGATCTTCGTGCTCGGGCAGGGGGTCGCGACCGGTGGCTGGTTCGGCGCCGAGAAAGGGCTCGCCGATGAGTTCGGCCACGAACGGGTGATCGACAGCAATATCGCCGAGGCCTTCGAGGCGGGTCTTGCCGCGGGTGCCGCCATTGCCGGGATGAAGCCGGTCATCAACATGGGGTTTGGCGATTTCGCGCTGATCGCCGGTGACGAGATTTTCCAGAAACTCGGCAAGTGGCGCTACATGCACGGGCTCGATGTGCCGATGAGCGCGGTCATCATCTTCCCGATCGGCGTGATGGGCGGTGCGGGTCCGGAGCACTCCAGTTGTCCGGAGGTGCTCGGCATGCATTTTCCCGGGCTCAAGGTCGTGGTGCCCGCGACCGCGGCCGATGCCAAGGGTCTGATGAGCGCAGCCCTGCGCGAGCCGAACCCGGTGCTGTTCCACAGCGTCAACAGCCTCGGATTCCAGCGCGGGGAGGTACCGCTCGATCCCGACTTCGTGGTGCCGATCGGCAAGGGCGTGGTGCGCCGCACGGGTTCGGCGTTCACGCTCGTCACCTATGGCTCCATGGTCGAGCGCTCGCTCGCGGCCGCGGAGCGCCTCGCCGCGCAAGGCATCGAGGCCGAGGTGATCGACCTGCGCTCGCTGGTGCCGCTGGACTGGGAGCTCGTGCTCGACTCGGTACGGCGCACCCACCGCGCGCTGATCGTGCATGAAGCCGCAAAGACCGCCGGCCCCGGAGCCGAGATCGCGGCACAGATCCAGGAGCGCGTCTTCTTCGAACTGGAGGCACCGATCCTGCGGGTTGCCGCGAAGGACGTGCCACTGCCGCAGCACGGCGAGCTGGAGCAGTTGTGCATTCCGTCAGTCGACGAGATCGCCGCGGCCGCACGCCACCTTTGCGCAATCTGA
- a CDS encoding 2-oxo acid dehydrogenase subunit E2, which translates to MSDLQELRIPHMGSVENARLVAWHVDEGAEFAVGQLLYEVETDKTLTDVSAIDAGVLVRRAAGEGEELKVGDLVGWWVQPGTGQEAIAAALTLIAEPSSAARASVREQSGAGSKPHLGLESRDGQEMPDGKPGAGLSPRVRQLARENGVELTTLRGSGPGGRITGEDVLQAAAQHRATPVSAASGEPARPAGYETLPCEARPNSLRRRTIARRLAESARTMPQLTADMQVDLGNLLAARSRLNAAEQAAGRASVSVLSFVAAAVCRLLPQHAELNATYADTHMLLWRVVNLGVAVDTPEGLVVPVLRDAGRLSLPELNAAITALASRARAGELRAEELEGGTFTISNPGSLGPVLRAQAILNPPQVALLGLPGMRRAPVAIDDGSGGYCVEVRPLLCPSLTFDHRALDGGQVIRFLNALKEELECRPG; encoded by the coding sequence ATGTCTGATCTGCAGGAGCTGCGCATTCCGCACATGGGATCGGTCGAGAATGCGCGCCTGGTCGCATGGCATGTGGATGAGGGTGCGGAGTTTGCGGTTGGCCAGCTGCTCTACGAGGTGGAGACCGACAAGACGCTCACCGATGTCTCTGCAATCGATGCTGGCGTGCTGGTGCGTCGCGCGGCGGGCGAGGGTGAGGAACTCAAAGTCGGTGACCTGGTCGGCTGGTGGGTGCAGCCGGGAACGGGCCAGGAAGCAATTGCGGCCGCATTGACCCTGATCGCAGAGCCATCTTCCGCAGCACGAGCATCGGTCCGGGAGCAGTCCGGTGCCGGGTCAAAGCCGCACCTGGGGCTGGAGTCGAGGGACGGCCAGGAGATGCCAGACGGTAAGCCCGGTGCCGGGCTTTCTCCGCGCGTGCGGCAACTGGCGCGCGAGAACGGCGTTGAGCTGACGACGCTGCGCGGGAGCGGCCCCGGAGGACGCATCACCGGCGAGGACGTGCTGCAGGCGGCCGCGCAACACCGCGCGACGCCGGTGTCCGCGGCGAGTGGCGAACCCGCGCGCCCGGCCGGTTACGAGACCTTGCCATGCGAGGCACGCCCCAACAGCCTGCGCCGGCGCACCATCGCGCGGCGTCTCGCTGAATCCGCGCGCACGATGCCCCAGCTCACTGCGGACATGCAGGTCGATCTCGGCAATCTCCTGGCGGCGCGCTCGCGCCTCAATGCGGCGGAGCAGGCGGCCGGTCGCGCATCGGTATCGGTGCTGAGTTTCGTTGCGGCCGCGGTGTGCAGGCTGCTGCCGCAACACGCGGAGCTCAACGCGACCTATGCGGACACGCACATGCTGCTGTGGCGGGTGGTCAATCTCGGCGTGGCCGTGGATACGCCCGAGGGTCTGGTGGTTCCGGTGCTGCGCGATGCGGGCCGATTGTCACTGCCGGAACTGAATGCGGCGATTACCGCGCTCGCCTCGCGTGCCCGGGCAGGCGAGCTGCGGGCGGAGGAACTGGAGGGCGGTACGTTCACGATTTCGAACCCCGGCTCGCTCGGGCCGGTGCTGCGCGCGCAAGCGATTCTCAACCCGCCCCAGGTCGCGTTGCTCGGCTTGCCGGGCATGCGCCGCGCCCCTGTTGCGATCGACGACGGTTCCGGTGGTTACTGCGTCGAGGTGCGACCGCTGCTGTGCCCGTCGCTCACCTTCGATCACCGCGCGCTGGACGGAGGCCAGGTGATCCGATTCCTGAATGCGTTGAAAGAGGAACTCGAATGCCGGCCGGGGTGA